AGGGGCCGCAGGGCTTTTTCTGGACATGGAGCGAAAATTGAAAGGGAATATTCTGCCACGGACGGGAGTTGTCAAACAGTGGGACCGCACAACTTACAGTTTCAAAGTCGAAATGGTAGAGGGGATAATCCAGTTTTTCAAGAAAAGAATGCAAACCTGCCTTGTTTATTACCGGCTTTTTACGCTTAACCGATTCGACAAAGGCCTGGTTCCGGTCGGATAATAGAACTGTTGCAGGAATATCTTTCAGAAGTGTTATCCCCATTTTTTCGAGCTGTGCAATTGTTTTCTCGGCGCGGCAAAGCTCACCTATTGCATACTCTGGTCCCGGTTTATTGCAATGATCAGAATATGCGCAGATATAGGGCTGCGAACAGTGGGGGCCCGGTTCGATTGCCGGCTCATTCTTCTGCGCCATTATACGCAGAAATCCGGCTGCATTTTGCCTGACTTTTTTGAGATCTTCTTCAATTTCTTCTGTGATGTCTTCGGCGACTAAAAGCTCCCTGGGGACAATTTCGCCTTTGCGAACATACTCCCTGTTACAGTGCATGAGAAATGCTTTCCGGATTGGAAATCCTGCGCCTTCACAACAGTATTTCTGAACAGCAACATCCGGATAATGCTTTTTCTTGTTGACCGAGTTGCTGCTTTTGACTTCGTACAGGTCCCACAGGTTCTTTTTTCCTCTCACCCGTTTGAAAATATCTATCCGGCACAGGATTTTATCATAATCGACGGTGGCTTCGAAGATAGCCGGAACGCCCTGCCCGGCAAGCTCGCCGG
The genomic region above belongs to Chitinivibrionales bacterium and contains:
- a CDS encoding DUF2779 domain-containing protein, translated to MSHRLSKSRYVAGIQCPKILWMGVNFPDEAAGIDPATRRIFDIGHRIGEHAQSLFPGGVLVNEPSDNLASAIRKTGELAGQGVPAIFEATVDYDKILCRIDIFKRVRGKKNLWDLYEVKSSNSVNKKKHYPDVAVQKYCCEGAGFPIRKAFLMHCNREYVRKGEIVPRELLVAEDITEEIEEDLKKVRQNAAGFLRIMAQKNEPAIEPGPHCSQPYICAYSDHCNKPGPEYAIGELCRAEKTIAQLEKMGITLLKDIPATVLLSDRNQAFVESVKRKKPVINKAGLHSFLEKLDYPLYHFDFETVSCAVPLFDNSRPWQNIPFQFSLHVQKKPCGPCAHHEFLPSDRSDPRERLIQAMQKHLGDTGSIVAFNQSFEIRCIQSMADDFPKYRKWLLSLIPRMRDLIVPFRNGHYAHHKMHGSASLKYVLPALAPKLSYNELEIQEGTTASLQAELWYDNQIDGKEWKQVYAALQEYCKLDTLAMVEILRVLYVVSSN